From a region of the Myroides sp. JBRI-B21084 genome:
- a CDS encoding type IX secretion system plug protein yields the protein MRKILVFLIVFISALNVDAMNDPYYIKSVAFTQSSSENLALVPIFRLNEPFVFSFEDLNGIETDYFYKIVHCDENWQPSNLKITEYISGIQPSRFVSYQTSFNTFQPFVHYSVQLPNSNTKITISGNYIIEIYNDANEKVIERRFVLYEDLAKVALEVKKTRNLNASPFKQNIYLNIDFETLQLQNPKQNVQVVVLQNGQWYNALTQIKPQYVISNQFKYQYDEETNFWAGNEFLYFDNSDMRQVNNTVERISRTDLFQTFLWPKIAQSTNKSYSFYQDVNGGFKSRNALRGNNITEADYAWVYFGYKLNKLPSNQKLYIVGMFNNYQLTPDYELQYDDTNDLYKTALLLKQGFTNYKYVITNEDGKVLENLNPEGNFFETENEYYALVYYKAETDRFARVIGLGKADSKLITN from the coding sequence ATGAGAAAAATTTTGGTTTTTTTAATTGTATTCATTTCAGCTTTAAATGTAGATGCAATGAATGATCCTTATTATATTAAATCAGTTGCATTTACACAAAGTAGTAGTGAAAATTTAGCGTTAGTGCCAATTTTTAGATTGAACGAACCTTTTGTTTTTTCTTTTGAAGATTTAAATGGAATAGAAACCGATTATTTTTATAAAATTGTTCATTGTGATGAAAATTGGCAGCCATCAAACTTAAAAATTACCGAATATATTAGTGGAATTCAACCCTCGCGATTTGTAAGCTATCAAACATCATTTAATACTTTTCAGCCTTTTGTGCATTATTCGGTTCAGCTACCAAACAGTAATACAAAAATTACAATAAGTGGTAATTATATTATTGAAATTTATAATGATGCCAATGAAAAAGTAATTGAACGCCGTTTTGTTTTATATGAAGATTTAGCCAAAGTTGCATTAGAAGTAAAGAAAACACGTAATTTAAACGCATCGCCTTTTAAGCAAAATATCTATTTAAATATTGATTTTGAAACTTTACAACTGCAAAACCCTAAGCAAAATGTACAAGTAGTTGTTTTGCAAAACGGACAATGGTATAATGCGCTTACCCAAATAAAACCTCAATATGTTATTAGTAATCAATTCAAATATCAATATGATGAGGAAACTAATTTTTGGGCAGGAAATGAATTTTTGTATTTTGATAACAGCGATATGCGACAAGTAAATAACACAGTTGAACGTATCTCTAGAACCGATTTGTTCCAAACGTTTCTATGGCCTAAAATTGCCCAAAGCACTAATAAATCCTATAGTTTTTATCAGGATGTTAATGGCGGTTTTAAATCAAGAAATGCTTTAAGAGGAAATAATATAACTGAAGCTGACTACGCTTGGGTTTATTTTGGATATAAACTAAATAAGTTACCAAGTAATCAAAAATTATACATAGTTGGTATGTTTAATAACTATCAATTAACACCTGATTATGAGTTACAATATGATGATACAAATGATTTGTATAAAACGGCTTTACTACTAAAACAAGGTTTTACTAATTATAAATATGTAATAACTAATGAAGATGGAAAAGTTTTAGAAAATTTAAATCCCGAAGGAAATTTTTTTGAAACTGAAAATGAGTATTATGCTCTGGTTTATTACAAAGCAGAAACCGATAGGTTTGCCAGAGTTATAGGTTTAGGTAAAGCAGATAGTAAACTTATTACTAATTAA
- the apaG gene encoding Co2+/Mg2+ efflux protein ApaG: protein MVSKITHGIKVSVKVQFASKQLHLKNLVNFFNYEITIDNEGNDKVQLLKRHWIIKDALNGIETVTGEGVIGQQPILLCNETFQYISGAYIVGQIGSMQGYYTFFNFNTSKTFHVQIPLFNMSVPYIFN from the coding sequence ATGGTTTCAAAAATCACACATGGAATAAAAGTAAGTGTTAAAGTACAATTTGCTAGTAAGCAACTGCATTTAAAAAACCTTGTGAATTTTTTTAACTACGAAATTACAATTGATAATGAGGGAAATGATAAAGTACAGCTTTTAAAACGTCATTGGATTATTAAAGATGCTTTAAACGGTATTGAAACCGTTACCGGTGAAGGAGTAATTGGGCAACAACCTATTTTGTTATGCAACGAAACATTTCAATACATTTCAGGAGCCTATATTGTTGGTCAAATTGGTAGTATGCAAGGTTATTATACATTTTTTAATTTTAATACCAGTAAAACCTTTCATGTACAAATTCCCCTTTTTAACATGAGTGTACCCTATATATTCAACTAA
- the pruA gene encoding L-glutamate gamma-semialdehyde dehydrogenase: protein MSTGFFNVPVAVNEPVKTYAPGTIEREEVQKTFKEMYNTTVDIPLYIGGKEIRTGNTKNLFPPFDHQHHLGIYHTASKENIQDAIQSALAARVKWSQMAWEHRASIFLKAAELIAGPYRAKINAATMIAQGKTVHQAEIDSACELIDFLRFNVQYMTEIYKQQPISAKGIWNRVEQRPLEGFVYAITPFNFTAIAGNLPSCVAMMGNVVVWKPAATQIFSANVIVEVFKKAGLPDGVINVIYGDSSMITNTILDSADFAGIHFTGSTGVFNDFWKTIGTNISKYKTYPRIVGETGGKDFVWAHPTSNAKEVATALSRGAFEYQGQKCSAASRAYIPASLWEDIKNYVIADVNSFKMGSPEDMSNFMSAVISESSFDKLAKAIDDAKASNEAEIVVGGGYDKSKGWFIEPTVIVTTNPKYDTMERELFGPVLTVYVYEDAKWEESLQLVDSTSEYALTGAIFSGCRYAIETATKALENAAGNFYINDKPTGAVVGQQPFGGARGSGTNDKAGSMINLLRWVSPRTIKETFVPDTDYRYPFLG, encoded by the coding sequence ATGTCTACAGGATTTTTTAACGTTCCGGTTGCCGTGAACGAACCCGTAAAAACATACGCACCAGGAACTATTGAACGCGAAGAAGTTCAAAAAACCTTTAAAGAAATGTACAACACTACGGTTGATATTCCTTTATATATTGGTGGAAAAGAAATACGTACGGGTAATACCAAAAACTTATTTCCTCCGTTTGATCATCAACATCACTTAGGTATTTATCATACCGCAAGTAAAGAAAATATTCAAGACGCCATTCAATCAGCTTTAGCAGCACGAGTAAAATGGTCGCAAATGGCTTGGGAGCACCGCGCTTCTATTTTCTTAAAAGCAGCCGAATTAATTGCAGGACCATACCGCGCTAAAATTAATGCAGCAACAATGATTGCACAAGGTAAAACTGTACATCAAGCTGAAATTGATTCAGCATGTGAATTAATAGACTTTTTACGTTTTAATGTGCAATACATGACCGAAATTTACAAACAACAACCTATTTCGGCTAAAGGTATTTGGAATAGAGTAGAACAACGTCCGTTAGAAGGTTTTGTTTACGCAATTACTCCTTTTAACTTCACAGCTATTGCAGGTAACTTACCTTCGTGTGTTGCTATGATGGGTAATGTGGTTGTTTGGAAACCAGCAGCTACGCAAATTTTTTCTGCAAATGTAATTGTAGAAGTATTTAAAAAAGCAGGATTACCAGATGGTGTAATTAATGTAATTTATGGAGATTCATCAATGATTACAAATACCATTTTAGATTCTGCCGATTTTGCAGGAATTCATTTTACTGGATCAACAGGTGTATTTAACGACTTTTGGAAAACTATTGGTACAAACATCAGTAAATACAAAACATACCCACGAATTGTTGGAGAAACAGGTGGTAAAGATTTTGTTTGGGCACACCCAACATCAAACGCTAAAGAAGTAGCTACCGCCTTATCACGTGGTGCTTTTGAATACCAAGGTCAAAAATGTTCTGCAGCTTCTCGTGCTTATATTCCAGCTTCATTATGGGAAGATATTAAGAACTATGTGATTGCAGACGTTAATTCATTTAAAATGGGTTCGCCAGAAGATATGAGCAACTTTATGTCGGCTGTAATTTCTGAATCATCTTTTGATAAACTAGCCAAAGCAATTGATGATGCAAAAGCATCAAACGAAGCAGAAATTGTTGTAGGTGGTGGATATGATAAATCGAAAGGTTGGTTTATTGAACCAACTGTAATTGTTACTACAAATCCTAAATACGACACAATGGAGCGTGAATTGTTTGGCCCTGTGTTAACTGTTTATGTTTATGAAGATGCAAAATGGGAAGAAAGTTTGCAATTAGTTGATAGTACTTCGGAATACGCATTAACAGGAGCAATATTTTCGGGCTGTAGATATGCAATTGAAACAGCAACTAAAGCGTTAGAAAACGCAGCTGGTAATTTTTATATTAACGATAAGCCAACAGGTGCAGTAGTTGGGCAACAACCTTTTGGTGGTGCTCGTGGATCAGGAACTAATG